The following are encoded together in the Phaseolus vulgaris cultivar G19833 chromosome 9, P. vulgaris v2.0, whole genome shotgun sequence genome:
- the LOC137822948 gene encoding protein RGF1 INDUCIBLE TRANSCRIPTION FACTOR 1-like: MIMGNLKPAWLEALYAQKFFVGCSYHENAKKNEKNICCLDCCTSICPHCLPSHRFHRLLQVRRYVYHDVVRLEDLQKLIDCSNVQAYTINSAKVVFIKKRPQNRQFKGSGNYCTSCDRSLQEPFIHCSLGCKVDFVLKHYKDLSPYLRTCKSMQLSSDFLIPQEMMGDDEMTGSTIVDGDEPMSSSSGSENMSMACTEIVRKKRSGWNVCARSMTNKVSDEDMATSMSRRKGIPHRSPLC, from the exons ATGATCATG GGAAACCTAAAACCTGCATGGTTGGAAGCTCTTTATGCACAAAAGTTCTTTGTGGGGTGCTCTTACCATGAGAATGCAAAAAAGAATGAGAAGAACATATGCTGCTTAGATTGTTGCACCAGTATTTGTCCCCACTGTTTACCCTCCCATCGCTTCCATAGGCTTCTTCAGGTTCGCCGTTATGTTTATCATGATGTTGTCAGGTTGGAAGATCTTCAGAAACTCATAGATTGCTCCAACGTGCAG GCTTATACCATCAATAGTGCCAAGGTGGTGTTCATCAAGAAGAGACCACAAAACCGGCAATTCAAGGGGTCAGGAAACTACTGCACTTCCTGTGATAGAAGTCTCCAAGAACCTTTTATCCATTGCTCTCTAGGATGCAAG GTGGATTTTGTGCTGAAACACTACAAGGACCTCTCTCCCTATTTGAGAACATGCAAGTCAATGCAACTAAGCTCTGATTTTCTGATCCCACAAGAGATGATGGGCGATGATGAAATGACTGGTTCAACCATTGTGGACGGTGATGAGCCAATGAGTTCATCTTCAGGGTCAGAGAACATGAGCATGGCTTGCACGGAGATTGTAAGGAAGAAGCGTAGTGGGTGGAATGTGTGTGCAAGATCAATGACCAACAAGGTTTCGGATGAAGACATGGCCACTAGCATGAGTAGAAGGAAAGGCATTCCTCATAGATCTCCTTTGTGTTAG